A stretch of DNA from Staphylococcus sp. KG4-3:
AAGGGTCTTGTATAGTGATAATTATCAGAAAATTCTAATTTTAGGAGGATTTATATTATGTCTCAAAACCCTTGGCATTTAGACACACTTTCCATTCACGGCGGTCAAGTAACAGATGACTTTTCAAAATCTCGCGCAGTTCCTATTTATCAGACTTCTAGTTATGTATTTGATAATACCGAACATGCAAGAAAGCTTTTTGCTTTAGAAGAACCTGGCAATATTTATACTAGAATAATGAATCCAACGCAAAATGTTTTTGAAGAGCGTATTGCAGCACTTGAAGGTGGAATCGGAGCTCTAGCCACATCTTCAGGGCAAGCTGCAATTCATTTAGCACTCTTAAATATTGTAGAATCTGGAGATGAAATTGTTGCTTCTTCTAACTTGTATGGTGGAACTTACAATTTATTAAATGTTACCTTTAATAAATTAGGCATCAAAGTTCACTTTGTAGATCCAAGTGATCCTGAAAATTTTGTAAATGCTATTAACGATAAAACAAAAGCTGTTTATGCTGAAACTATAGGTAATCCAAAAATTGATGTATTAGATATTGAAGCAGTCGCAAATGTTGCACATCAAAATAACATTCCGTTAATTGTAGATAATACTTTCCCAACTCCATATTTACTTCGTCCTTTTGAATTTGGTGCAGACATTATTATACATTCAGCAACTAAATTTATAGGTGGTCACGGTACTTCTATAGGTGGGGTTATTGTAGATAGCGGTAATTTCAATTGGGATAATGGTAAATTCCCAAGTCTTGTAGAACCTGATTCAAGTTATCATGGTATTTCATATACTAAAGATGTTGGAGAAGCAGCCTATATTACAAAGGCGCGTGTACAGTTATTACGAGATTTAGGTTCAGCAGTATCACCTTTTAACGTCCATGAATTTTTATTAGGATTAGAAACATTACATTTACGTTTAGAAAGACATTCTGAAAACGCATTGCGTGTTGCCCAATATTTAGAACAACATCCAAACGTAACTTGGGTGAATTATCCTGGTTTAGAAAACAATAAATATCAGCAACTTGCCCAAAAGTATTTACCAAATGGACAAGGTGCAGTACTCACTTTTGGTGTAGATGGTTCTGTTGAAGATATTGCAAAATTTGTTGATGCATTAAGTCTATTCTCTCATTTAGCAAATGTTGGAGATTCTAAATCTTTAATTATCCATCCTGCTAGTACGACTCATTTACAATTATCACCTGAAGAACAACAAGCTTCAGGCGTTGTGCCTGAACTTGTAAGATTATCAGTTGGTACTGAAAATATTGATGACATAATTAATGACCTTGAAAAAGGTTTTAAAGCATCACTTGAAAATTAACGAAGGAATTTTCTTAGTGATGCTTATGCAAAAGAATACTTTTGTGTTCCTCTGATCACTTGAAAATTAACGAAGGAATTTTCTTTGGGATGCTTATGCAAAAGAATACTTTTGTGTTCCTCTGATCACTTGAAAATTAACAAAGGAATTTTCTTTGGGATGCTTATGCAAAAGAATACTTTTGTGTTCCTCTGATCACTTGAAAATTAACGAAGGAATTTCCTTTGGATGCTTATGCAAAAGAATACTCAAAACTATGTTAATAATAAAAAGGCTGAGGCAATTAATTGTCTCAGCCTTAAGCATATAACAAATAAAAAATGAATGGTGAAGTGTGATACATAAGCTCCTCCTATCCACTAATCAATAAACTCTTTTAAACCCCCTTAAACTATGCCTTCACACAAACCTAAGCCTACCCTCCGTGTCTAATATGACTTTGTTGACACTTTATAGTCCATATTGAATTTATAAATTAATATTAGGATAATAATCATATTAATAGCATAAATTAGGTGTTCATTTGAGTGAGAATAAAGACAGATTAACCGTAAGTGTTATACTACTGGCTGGCAAGATACTACTTTCCTCTGATGCTGAAGTATCAAGAGTAGAAGATACCATGCGTCGCATCGCAATTTATATGGGCTATTATAATAGTCAAGGTTACATAATCAACGTATTTATCAATTTTTTCATTAAGTGAAGAACATAATACATGTATATTACATATAAACAAAAACAGCACTAATTTATT
This window harbors:
- a CDS encoding homocysteine synthase — its product is MSQNPWHLDTLSIHGGQVTDDFSKSRAVPIYQTSSYVFDNTEHARKLFALEEPGNIYTRIMNPTQNVFEERIAALEGGIGALATSSGQAAIHLALLNIVESGDEIVASSNLYGGTYNLLNVTFNKLGIKVHFVDPSDPENFVNAINDKTKAVYAETIGNPKIDVLDIEAVANVAHQNNIPLIVDNTFPTPYLLRPFEFGADIIIHSATKFIGGHGTSIGGVIVDSGNFNWDNGKFPSLVEPDSSYHGISYTKDVGEAAYITKARVQLLRDLGSAVSPFNVHEFLLGLETLHLRLERHSENALRVAQYLEQHPNVTWVNYPGLENNKYQQLAQKYLPNGQGAVLTFGVDGSVEDIAKFVDALSLFSHLANVGDSKSLIIHPASTTHLQLSPEEQQASGVVPELVRLSVGTENIDDIINDLEKGFKASLEN